The segment TGCCATAAGATAGCACATaccatttacaaagtttgacattGTACATTCAAAGTTAAAACTCTATTGTCTTGTTGAATTGATCTTGTTCTCCCCCCATTTCAGTTTTGGAAAACACTCACTCAAACTAGTTTATCTTCATCAGGCTTTCATGATTGAATACTGAATATCCATGTAGAAGAATACTCTAAATTGCAATCCTGAACTTTGTCTTGTTGCCATCATGGAACTTTACCAACAATGTGTTATGATTTGATAACGTTCCTGATTGCATGTCAGTGTCAGTGGAAATAGACTTGAGTGTAATGCCATCTAACTGACTAATATCCATTAGGTAAAAAAACGCATGACTGAAGCTTGACCAGTAGAGCTGAGCCCAGGGCCACTACTTATTCTTAGGTGTCTTTGCCACCACACACGCACAGCACTCTATCTCAGTGCACTCAGCGCCGACTCAATCGATTGAGTTAAGGAATAAGAATGATCACATATGGCTGGGGGCAGAATGAAACACAACAGGCTCTGCTGCAGGTCTTTGATCTCACACAAACCCTCTCAGCCTGTTTTGACATTGCCTGATTACAGATGGTATCATCAAATCCCCagtctgaactttgaccttagacagaatgaaatgaaactgagcTAAGTTATCTAATCCATAACCCCCCACCCTTACACAGCTCTTTGTTTGAGGAGCCTGATGTCCACTTGTCTAACTGTGCACTGGggacaaaaagttatttgttGTTGCTATAATGACATTAACTTTTCACCTCATGATTAACTCTCAGCCATGTTAAAACTGATAGTTTTCTCTACATTGACAATTTGATATGCATAGCATGGTCCACTGACTCTACTGAAGAAGTGAAATGTGCAACATCCTTCTGCAAACCAGGAAAAAATACCTCAAGGCcagtttaaaatggaaaaaaggacCTTGCTTTAATTGTCATCTGCAAATATTTTCATCATAAAAGGCCAAGCATTGCTTGAAATCTTTGATAAAACCTTGGAAGCCAaggctttaaataaaagatctcatgtgatttgtttgtgcttttttgttgGGGATTAGGCTCCACTCCCCCTACAAATTGTAGCTcagcatttgtaaaactgactgagatagaGACATTAATGTTGGTAAATTTTGTAAGCTGCAGTAGCCAGCTTAGATTTGTTTGACTAGGCCTTTGGTGCCAAAATTCTAAATAAAGATCTTGGAGAACATGTTAGCATGCATGATTAAAATCAttcggccattttgaactgtgTTACCTCCAAATgataatcaattgtagatgtacatcctgtgtttgctttctgagagtttcattaaaatccattcactaCTTCATGgtatattttgctagcagacaggcaaacacacgtgtgcacccacacacacacacagagccagtTGCAGTATAGCCCACCTTTCTTGTGTGTATGTTGCTAATAATTATCCTACTTCTTTTCAATAGCTATTTAcctcttttttccatttttaagaATCCTAATAAATTtagacagataaataaaaggtttgcaagagagaaagatgaaaaaaatttACTAAGTCCCTGGTTGTGTGTGGTCTATATTTTATACCAAAAGATTGCTGAAGCTGGGTGTCAGCTACAGCACATATATCACACTTGCCACCATCGATCTTTGATTGAGTTCTCTTGCTAACCCAAGGGTTTTAACTCACACAGCAGATTTCGACTtggagaatggaaaaaaagactgtagggcataaaaaaaggaaaaaaaaagacttaatgaTACTAGAACAAGTCACAAATGAGCTCAGCATATTTTTCTGTGACACAGCATGATGTGGATtactgaaaatgtcatttattctGGTTGAAGCTGTGTCCCGTCACTTCACATCAGAGCAGCAGCATTGGCTGATTGAGTTTCTGCAAGGTGATCTGTGGAAATAACGTTCAGCAGCCCACAGCAGACACAATGGGGGTGTAGTGCAGGGTGTTTGGAGATCACTAGTAAGATTAGGCCTTTGCATTTGTAGTCTGTACCTCTTCTTCTATATCACAATAGGTCTTGTAGAAGGCATAACGTATAACAGTAGCTAACTGCTTTTAGAGTAGCTTTtttaagtgtgtatgtgtgtgtgcagacaaGCGTGGGATGCAGAATTCAAAACATTCAGCACTGTCAATTATGCAAGCACACACCTTATTCACAGCAACCTGTATTCATCTTACGTCTGCTCATGAATATTGTAACAGGTGTCATATTATCTGCCTTGTTCTCTGCACTGGGGTGATGAGCATGGCATTCCTTTGGCTCTTATGATTACTGCACAAACAAGAtgcctaaaaataaacaaaagtcaaagGGGTATAGTTTAAAATACAAGTTCTACCCATAGAAACATCTTGTAAGTTTTCCATCCTATAATTTTTAATTGTTGTAGTGTGCATagaacatgtttaaatattagaaaaaatgaACTGTTAGTAAGTGCTACAAGGTGGAAATGATGAGGGTTTATATCTAACCAATattcttttctgtctctgcttctcctcAGGTAACCGATAAGATGGTGGCCAGGGAAGCGACTGGGCACAGCTACCTGGTGGCTTGCTGGCAGCCCATTCTGCTCTTGATGCTGGGCACCGTGCTGTCGAGCTCCACCACAGGTTGCCCATCCCGCTGTGAGTGCAATGTTCAAGAGCGCTCTGTGATGTGCCACCGCAAGAAGCTTATGACGGTTCCTGAAGGCATTCCTGCAGAAACAAGACTGCTGGACCTCAGCAAGAACCGCATCAGAACGATTAACCCAGACGATTTTGCCAGCTTTCCTAACCTCGAACACCTAGAACTCAGTGAAAATACTGTTTCCACAATTGAACCTGGAGCGTTCAATAACCTTTATGGCTTGCGGACATTGGGACTGCGAAGCAACAAGCTGAAGCTGATTCAGCTGGGTGTATTCACAGGCCTGAGTAATCTCACAGAGCTGGACATAAGTGAGAACAAGATTGTCATCTTGTTGGACTACATGTTCCAGGATTTGTACAACCTTCGGTCTTTagaggtgggtgataatgacCTGGTTTTCATCTCCCACCGGGCTTTTCACGGCCTTAGTAGCCTTGAGCATTTAAGTCTTGAGAAGTGTAACTTGTCCTCTGTGCCGACAGAGGCTTTTACCCACCTCCACAGTTTGATCACTCTCAGGCTGCGCCACCTCAATATCAATGTCATACGGGATTACTCTTTTAAACGCCTCTATCGGCTAAAAGTGCTGGAAATAGCCAATTGGCCATACTTGGATACGATGACTCCAAATTGCTTGTATGGATTAAATCTCACCTCTCTGACCATTGCCAATGCCAACCTGACTACTATTCCTTATGTAGCCCTGCGCCATTTGGTTTACTTGCGCTTTCTTAATCTTTCATACAATCCTATCCATACCATCGAGGGAAATAAGCTTCATGACCTTTTGCGTCTGCAAGAATTTCATCTGGTTGGAGGCAGACTAACAATGATTGAGCCCTACTCTTTCCGTGGCCTAAATTACCTGAAAATTCTAAATGTTTCTGGAAACTCCCTTAGCACTTTGGAGGAGTCTGCTTTTCATTCAGTTGGCAACCTAGAAACACTTGCATTGTATGATAATCCCCTGGCCTGTGATTGCCGACTCTTGTGGGTTTTTCGACGGCGCTGGAGACTTAACTTCAACAAGCAGCAGCCCACCTGTGCCTCTCCTGAGTTTGTTCAAGGCAAAGAGTTCAAAGACTTTCCGGATGTTCTGCAGCCAAACTACTTCACGTGTCGCAAGTCCAGGATTAGGGATCGAAGGCCTCAGCAGAAATTTGTCGATGAAGGAGCCATTGTTCATTTTGCTTGTCAAGCAGATGGAGATCCTGCCCCTGCAATTATGTGGCTTTCTCCACAGAAAAAGTTTATTACCACCAAGACAATTGGAAGGCTCTCTGTGTTGCCAGATGGCACCCTTGAGGTACGCTATGCCCAGATTCAAGATAATGGTACTTATGTGTGTATAGCCAGTAATGCAGGCGGAAATGACACTTCTCTTGCCCACCTCCACATTCATAGCTACTCACCTGACTGGCCACACCAACCCAACAAGACATTTGCTTTCATATCCAACCAGCCAGTAGAGACTGGTGCTAATGGTACTAAAGCCAATGTCCCTTTCCCATTTGACATAAAGACGCTGATTATTGCGACCACAATGGGTTTCATCTCCTTTCTTGGTGTTGTCCTATTTTGCCTGGTACTGCTGTTCCTGTGGAGCAGAGGCAAAGGCAACACTAAGCACAACATTGAGATCGAGTACGTGCCACGGAAATCGGACGCTGGCATGAGCAGCACCACAGTGGATGCTCCTCGCAAGTTTaacatgaaaatgatttaaaagagCTGTGGTGTTTATTAATTTGGAACTCAAACTTAAGACAAATAGGaaaagaagacattttcttttctctcttccaAACCTGTGGATTATGGTGTGGTAACATAgagtaatgttttgttttttttttttcttaactggTGGACTTGACATAAGGCCAGTTCCTGACTTTCTAAAGTGGGAGGAAATGTAACCACACCCAGTACCATGATCATTTCTACAAGCCCACGGGGCATTCATTGAAAGTcaaatttgttataaaaaaatcatattcCTATGGATATctagtggaaaaaaatgttgaaaaaaaagaaaaataaaatatttcaaacagcCAAACTATGAGGGCAGATCATATTTGGATTGTTGTTGTCTGTCTGTATCTTcatttaataatgttttatgtttaatgatgttttttgtttgattgtttttttagggTTATTTGTGCTGTTTTGATATATTTGTTTGGGTTGATGAGCGCATTCAGACATAATGagggtttatttttagttattctATGATGCATTACAATTTTGTTAAGAGTTAATACAATGTACTATTGGTCTTTTTGCTTTAGCTTTTCTACAGACACATTTATTCTATGGTATATCCAAGATTTACTTGTTTCACAACTTTGTAGACTATTTACTAGCAAGTATTCTCCTcaaaagtttggaaaaatacataaaagcaTTGATTTTAAGTGAACAATTTtggaaaaatgcaaaactgcagatgtaaaacatacttttaatttgacagCAGCTAACTgataacctaaaaaaaaatgttgaatgaCGAGTTAAACAGTTACATTGATGAAACCTTAAAAGATTATGACaagcaaatttgttttttgaaatttaACTGGATGATACCAAAGCCATCTCTCACTACTACAATGACCTTTAGTGTTGCACATAAAGGATTACAGttgtttgattgattgaatcttataaaagcaatatttaaaacaatttttggaCATAAAAAAGTATCATAAAAGTGactttcttctgtttaaagttgtattTGTCCAGTATTGCAAGACTCTCCCAAGGCACACACATGGAATATATAACACTACAGAATCAGAACAGGCATttttaatgtgatgttttaaCTTATAGGGGTTAGAACAATCATTCTACAGTCAAACTACATGGCAGGTATTAGGTTCTTGTACCACTGTGCTAGTTGGCTGGTAAATTGTTCATGAGGGTCAAATGTCTTgggtgtaaatttaaaatatatttggttTGAGCAAATACAGTGAAATAGAAGCATTTTAACTCAGATTTTAACAGTTCACATGAGGTTGTAGTTTTGGTTTGCAATGGTacgaaaaaaaatatttaaaaaaaggaccaaCACCTGATTAGCACTGTAAGTgattacacatttttaaattacatttcaacTACAATTATGTATATGATAGTATTATTTTTATGCTCAACACAATTGCAAAGAATCAGAATAGTGGTGCTCTAATTTTGGAATACAATGTGCTCCTCAAGCTATGGCATATTTCTatcattgtttgtttcttctttgatttttgttttgtttgtttgtttgtttgtttgtttgttttatttgtgtttttaattattttattttataactgaCGCTTTGTCCATGACTGTACTTTCCCTCTCCCATTTAAGCCATGGAAATGTTACCTTCCTGGATCTTTTACAGATTTGCTTCTCCCCAGAGATATACGTTGTTTGTAAGGAGGTGGGTGGGAAGAATTTCTGCATATTACGCTCCAATTTGGTCCTGCATATAAAATCCAAGGGTTACAGCCTTAACTTTTTAACTGCACACTATGGACAGCTGGGATTTGCAAACGTGTGTAAGGATAAAGTTATTTATGATGGATGACATTACAAGTAACGTCACGGTAATGGCTGGAAGTATGGACAAAATATGCAGATGGGTGGACTGACACAGATGGTTTCACCAATGGAGCAATCTGAAGGAGCTTTGGTGTAATCCGTTTtgcataaaagagaaaaaaaaaacactggatgtGGCTCACAGTTCTCCCTCTTGCTGATTATGAATGCTCTTTGTTCAAAGTGTGGCTACTGTATCTAGCCTTTTCTTGGTCCCGAGTGATCTGGGGATACTGTTTTTTGATTTCTGTTATTCctacattttagttttgaccCTGGGTTATACTAACTATGTATAGTCCAAGCcaactttttacaaaaaaaaaaagatattaaaaaagaaatctatggAAAATACATTCAAATTGTTCTGTGCAATAACAGTaatatgcagatttttttttttaattaacaaagTTTTGTTGATGTTGAATTGTTGAGAATATGGTATGTTGTAATAAACAATCTATGGAcctttttaaacatgcagtCGTTTTTCTTGacgataaaaacattttaggtgAAGACCTAACAGCCAAAAATGACAGCTGTGTTGTTGGAAGTAACTCATGAATCACACAATCGCCAAGTTTTTAAACGGACCATATTGTCCTGTCAATACTTGCTAACCATGCGCAGGCTGAAGCCCAACTGCACAGTTGGGTGTAGCTACAGTGTGTCAGTGACTGCTGAACAACTTACagtaattttgatttttatgattGAATACCTCATTAAATGCAGGCCGCAAGGTAATTTGCCATTGTATGTTTTACCTCTAATTACTTGTTTACAGAGAAAATTGCAGTTCACTTGCTCACTCTCCTTGCCTCTTAACATTAATTAGCCACCATTAGATTCGGATCACAGGCTTTATGATATGTATAGGGAATATTATCAATTTAGCCTGCACAATTGGTGGTTTTACACAGACAGTCTAAGTAATTAGTGAAAATAGTAGCTCTTGAAGTAGAATTTCATTCTGGTTTCAATATGGTTACCCTGAAAGATTTTAGCAGGAGTATGTCTAGGATTGCCTAGCTTCGTGCAATATTTTGCATTTCTGCTTTGCATTTGGATCTCTGTTCAGTTCCTTTTTGTTCCACCTCCCTGCTGACATGGTTAAGACTCCATAGAGACATTTCTTCCCTCTCAAGCTGTATCAAACGATGCTCCCTTATCTTCTGACTTGAAGACAGACAGGGAGAATTGAAGAGAAACTATTCTTGAGACCTGAGAGCCCCAGTAAGTAAGAGAAACACtcgttttatttctttagataTAAGATTTGTGCTTAAAATTCTTGGTCATCAGCAGACTAATGAATTCTAACTTCATGTGACAAGTTGACTTTCTTGAACTACGTATGACAACATGGACACATTGGGTTTTTCTTTATCTAAAATTAAGTGCTTAGCATCATGTAGGACACGGTAAGccaaagaaaaagcagcttgtCAGCACATCTGTCACAcaacagaagctgaaggagcctaaaatataaaacaagttcttttgaaagttatatttaaaatgtatacgTAAAATTTAAAAGGCAGGTCAGTTGTTGCCCATCTGAATAAACAACCCAATTCTTGTTTGTTAGGGTTCTAACAATCTTAGCAGCTATACCCATTGTTTGTTAATTCACCTATTTAGTCATTTATAGTCAAGCCCTACAGGTTTCAGCATTTCTGACTGATTTATTAAGTGACTAACAATGTTTAACCAAAAGAGCACAAACACTCTTTACATCTTAATTTGATGCATCACAAGTTATTCAAAGGTTTAAACAGTAATCCTTTCAAATAGAATGTTGTCCCAATTAAAATATtgcatatttgtgtttgaaataatGGTGCACATTTGATCCACCAACAGTCTTTAAAAGCAGATTCTAAATTATTAAACCAACCATGATGTTGCATGCTAAGTGGATCCACATCAACACCCAGTTTTTGTAAGCTAACCAGCGGCTCCATAAACAGCAGCTACATTCTAAACAATACAGCTGTTGccaattttaatttaacatcGGCATGTATTACATTGTAAAACCTCAGAATGGTtggattagttttttttctcaaagacTTCATGAAAATTATGCTGACTTGGTAAGgcttcatttttatgcaaatctgatgttttgtgtttactacAGGTGTCTAAGTAGTATTTAAGTGAACACACGTATTGCAAGTGTTTAATAATACGGGGAAATTGCATCATATGCAAGTTTAAAATGGATTGTTTAGAATTTTGAAATATCTATCGCATTAATGTCAAAAGCTGGTATGTGGTGGGATAAATTCAGCTCAGAAGGATAAAACCTGTCATGCTTAACTCAGACTGTTGCGGTTGTTCAGAGTTTATTGCTTCAGTGTTGTAAAACTTCGTATGCTGCAGATAGTAATTTTCACGCATCATTAAGGCAAAATGGGATATAGCCTCAAACAACAATTTTCCCAAAACACATCATAATAATTATGACATATTCTGAAAGCTGCAGTTTCCCAGAAGGTCacagaaaatcatttttgtctctttgaagTTATTGTTATACTTTCCTGTGTGGATGGCTTCCAACGTTACTCCTTGCTTAGCAGAGTGGATCAAAATTCAGGCACTCCAAAAAACTGCTTGGCAATTTGCTATAAATACTAATTACctcaaaaatatattaattcaGAGAGCtgtgtatttcattttttatgtacCTTACATTTGAAGGATACAAGTTTTGGATGAGCTCTGTGCACCgggagagaaaaaggaaagcGTGGAGTATAAAATTACTGGACTGAAACATGTCAGATGTTCTCTGGCTGACTGTCAAGGGGCTCTAATTACACTGACTGTACAATCTTCTCTGCTGAAGCGCTCTATAACCTATGcccaaaaaataattataaggCATTTTGACAATTTCAATTATTGTTTGGGGACAAGACAGCCAAACACCTCAACCTGACATACTGTTTGATATGGacaattttttgtgtgttttttcacacATCTATAAAGAGACCTGTCATGGCAAATAGCAAATAATTCCTATCTCTAACAGATCCAAATGTTCACACATTTCTTTCAGCTTGTCTTTTGTAAAATGTACACAAATCAAAGCGTTGTCCTAATGAAAATATGTGTTGATTTCTGGGGTCCattgagttattattattaatattatataatttatttgttttgggggGGAGGTCGTTTTACAGACTGGACATGGCAGTTTATACTTTGACAGACTCCCACTAACTTGGTAAAAAAGTTAAGTGGCAACCAGAGGAGCCAGACATTACATGCTTAGCTTTGACTCAGTTTGACTGATGAAGACTCTTGTACTATGTTTACCTGACTTTGgagaaaaataactttctgCCTATTAAAGTGTCTTAACAACCTTAGTAGTTAGGCCACAATATATACATCAGATATGGGGTGCTTCAGTAATAACATTTTACAAGATAAATATTATTACTTCGAGCCTTTATGTAATAAATAATggctcacaaacacactcataaACATGCTTTTAAAGCAAAGGCTCATGGgagttttaaagttatttttttaacttcctgtggCGGCTAGCATTGAAATGTTAGCTTGCAGTAAATGGGATGAATAACTAGAAACTTAAGTTTGGCCtatgctatttttatttttgtcctcctCCGTATGAGTGCTGTTAAGGTTAGCATCTCCACTTATAAGAAAACAccatgatttttgttgtttttttgttttattcttcagcCAGCACAAGGAGTGGGAGGGAGATATAAGCACTAGCTCCTCATGACCCTGAATAGGATTAAGAGAGTATAGAATATAGATTATGGATGGACAAAAAATTATTCTATTTTACTTTAACTCATGGTAAAATTACTGTGAGTTTAAGTAAAATCTAATCCTCAAAGTTACTAATCATCATTGCTAAGCATTTGCagaaaaggtatttttttttagtggtgcattttctatttttatatgAAACTTACTTTTTAGGGTACttatatttatttcacataATGTAAGTGGTTCAGTCTGGAATGCTTCTGGGTTCAGGGGTTTACTTCTAGTGTATTTCTCCCGTGAGGGAACTTAGCTGTTGCTTTGATGTGGAGCATTCTGCATAGTCAATAAACACCTCCCCGAACCctgctgctaaaaaaagaaaaaggagaaaaagaaaaaaacgaaacaaaacactTGATCCCCAACCGCTCCTATTACTCATATTCAATGGCTTCgctattgttttactgttttggcATGGCTCATGACTATCCAGCCTGGACCAGGACGGCATCCAAGACGGCGATCTGTTGAGACCCATTTTGGCTTGGACCATATGCCACAACTCACATCTCTGCAGGTGACTTAGTCTAgccttttgatttatttagcaACCCCATGAAAAAGTGATGAGCTTCctatttcaaaaaaaaaaaaaaaaaatgtcacagccAAAACAACTGTCTGTCATTTAAACCATCCTTTTGGCAATCTGCTAAAATTAACTCACTGCTGGCAAATGCCTCTGTTGAACAGATCATATTCACTTTATGG is part of the Kryptolebias marmoratus isolate JLee-2015 linkage group LG11, ASM164957v2, whole genome shotgun sequence genome and harbors:
- the lingo1a gene encoding leucine-rich repeat and immunoglobulin-like domain-containing nogo receptor-interacting protein 1, coding for MVAREATGHSYLVACWQPILLLMLGTVLSSSTTGCPSRCECNVQERSVMCHRKKLMTVPEGIPAETRLLDLSKNRIRTINPDDFASFPNLEHLELSENTVSTIEPGAFNNLYGLRTLGLRSNKLKLIQLGVFTGLSNLTELDISENKIVILLDYMFQDLYNLRSLEVGDNDLVFISHRAFHGLSSLEHLSLEKCNLSSVPTEAFTHLHSLITLRLRHLNINVIRDYSFKRLYRLKVLEIANWPYLDTMTPNCLYGLNLTSLTIANANLTTIPYVALRHLVYLRFLNLSYNPIHTIEGNKLHDLLRLQEFHLVGGRLTMIEPYSFRGLNYLKILNVSGNSLSTLEESAFHSVGNLETLALYDNPLACDCRLLWVFRRRWRLNFNKQQPTCASPEFVQGKEFKDFPDVLQPNYFTCRKSRIRDRRPQQKFVDEGAIVHFACQADGDPAPAIMWLSPQKKFITTKTIGRLSVLPDGTLEVRYAQIQDNGTYVCIASNAGGNDTSLAHLHIHSYSPDWPHQPNKTFAFISNQPVETGANGTKANVPFPFDIKTLIIATTMGFISFLGVVLFCLVLLFLWSRGKGNTKHNIEIEYVPRKSDAGMSSTTVDAPRKFNMKMI